DNA sequence from the Vanessa cardui chromosome 13, ilVanCard2.1, whole genome shotgun sequence genome:
attattatcagtattcATTGCGTCTCGTAAATAGTGATTTAATGTATtcaatgattataattaatttcaaatataatttaatataacacatGACTTAGAAACTATCTTAaagtatgaaattataatagatTACCATCGATTGCGAATTCAACAAATATTACAGGTGTTACGTGAACAGCCTCCGAaaatttacgattttatttCCAATTATCTATCCGTGCTACTCATAACACGAGAACATGGAATAATGGCGGTAAAGATCATGGATGATCTCTGCGACTGCAGACCCTCAGTGTCAGAGCACTTGATACAATTGGGACTACAGATAGGAGAATCGCAAATTTTATCTCAAATTATTAAGGAAGAAATCGAAGGATTCCAGCCGAGTGAGGGAAAAGGTAACAAAGTAACCATTAGTCATTTGAGTCTTTTCCGCCTAATTGTTACATTATACTAGTCAGAGACATGTTTTCACAGTGTGTatctatataaatgaaaactgcGTATGACGCAAAGACTGATATTCGAAAATGACAATATGTGTATCATTTCTATTTTTGACAAATGGGCCACCAAAGAATAAGTTTTCACCACCATCCAAAGACACCTGCAATGAATATTAACCAacaattttgggaactaagatgttatgtgccttgtgTCTATAGTTACCCTGGCATACTCATCCTTCAAAGTCGAatgcaacaatactgagtacctatTGTTGTATagcagataaataatatacacttaGGTGTTTAATAAATGACATATTGTGATTTTTGAGAACATTTTCGTCTAACAAGGTTTTTCAATGGTTAGtagttctttaataataaaaaaacgcgAAATGTTGCGGTTCTGTCTTATTCTTTGAACAATAAAAGGATTCAAAAATTTAGTGTCAAGATATACATTACTGTTAATATTTCCTTGTATAAAATTACACCTGTTGAACCCATAGAAATGAAGAAGTGTCGGTATCGTGTTATCTGAAAAGCTGATTATAATATAGGAAATTGGCAGGCCCATGTCTCCGTCAAGCAagagtttttaatattgaaacttACTACTGGTAACTCTGCTGACAgacaataatgttttgtttgggAGAATTTGTGGTTTAAATAATCCTAATTTTATGATTGGAACATAAATATTGCTAATGTCGTGTTCTTCACAGAAACAATAAAAGAATATGATATCATAAAGaagattcttaaaaaaattcCGTTAGATGAAGTAATGGCGGCCAAAGTGTGCCAAGTCGCAAGGAATGCGTTTCGCGACTACTGGTACAGGAAGCAGACTATGGAAAAGGTATAATTAGGCTAACATTCCGGTTACACCTTTCAATATAACTTTACGAATCCTTCTCGGTTCGAATCATTAATATAAGCGCCCAGTGTACACAAATAATTCCCAAAACTAATGGTCCAAAATCACACAAAATTAActagtatttttttctaaatgagAGAGATGAGAAccgcgatggcccagtgattagaacgcgtacatcttaaccaatgatcgcgggttcaaacccaggctggcaccactgaatatttttgtacttaatttgtgtttataattcatctcctgcttagcggtgaaggaaaacatcgtgaggaaactgcatgtatcttatttcaaaaaaattcttgATACCCAGAATCTAAATTTGAagtctttaatttattaaagccTTCAAGCctttaaattacattcaatttaatcgTGTAACTTATGACCATACTAATTATAACAAAAGCCtacgttcatttaaaaaataattataataataataatctgctGATCACACCAACGTGCACTCCAAAATCAACCAATcactatatattttaagcaaaaCTATGGAAAGACTATGTCAAAATTACTTCATTGTATTTTGGGAGTTTTTCAGCTCAAAATTAAGCCGAAAGAACCGTGGGACGTCGCTGCACAAAGAACATTAGAATTATACAAAAGAACCAAGCCATCTCCGAGTGAACTGGCCAGAGCCACTGAGAAAATACAGGTCAAATTAAATTACTCAGTAATCCAATATCCTTCAATGACCAATTCAACCTTGACTCCAATATTAAGTGATATGTTcgagttacttttactttattgtaaattctctataatttatacaataagtGCGGACAGTTTATATGATTAGAATTGTTGGTCTCAGGAACTCTCAGATCggaatttactaaaaaaatcaattaagtcGCTTCGAACCAGCAACCCTACACATCTACCAATATAGCATAACTGTATGGAAtaagtatgtttatttgtataaaacaaatttcagaCCGATAAAATAGTGGACATAttctaattaaaacaataatattatttctcgtATTATTCTGTACAGAAACAACCTTTAATGTAATgcttcatataataaaattccgcagaattttttaactttgccgtttcgtaaattcaaatcgtttataaaaaatacattggtaaaaaaggcatattaatcgatacaagattttatagatgataaaaaagcgtggagataatacctgttgacttccaagcaggatatattaatttaaataattgtaattaactaagttgattttgtattatttaaatgttgaaaaagagtaactactgagtttcttggcggttcatctcggtagaatctactttccgaaccggtggtagtgattcacctaattgtaaaatgacgattcaatagtgcttgtaaaagcctacttgaatgaagtttattttgattttgaatttattgttttttgtaaagGCCGCTTACAGAGGATACTACGTTCGTCGGAATCTCCTTCGTCATTTAAGACCTAAATCTAAGAAGAAGAGTCCGAAGGTAAACTTGCCGGGACCCCCGCTCGATGTCGCGGCGTCTCGAGAAATTGACTTGGGACCACTAATTGTAagcttatattaaattataaacaacaactttatttttatatatatctagcAATTCAATCTTAATGTTTTGTGTATTTCACAATATAAGGCGCTTTGCTCATGAATCAAATTTCTATGACATGAAAATATCCTACTAATTCCTACTCTacctactaatattgtaaattctaatgtttgtgaggatggatgtatgtatgtttgtaacaGTTTCACTAAAAACTACTGGacagatttagatgaaattgtACAGTAACATAGGATATGCGTCAGataacacataggctataatttataatgattttatgtaattcggTCAATATCaggtacccgtgcgaagccggggcgtgttgctattacatatacataaaggCATTTATTTGCCAATCACTAATATCTTAATTTTCCTTCGAGCAgttgtatatattgttttgaataCAATACAGAATATAAAAGTTCGTGAGGACAACATCAATGCAATGTTTGATGACCACGTAACTGAAAAACTGGGACTACACTATGACCCGATGACAGCATTAACACATGTTCCCGATGAAGAATATGTGGAAGAAACTGACTATCCAGTACCGAGGGATAGGATGTCCAGGGTTTCGGAAACACAGGCACAGATTCCGATAACGTCGAGTCTCATCGGTTCTAATCGTAGTCGACCACCAAGCGCCGTTCCAAGCCAAACATCTGATGGTACATTTATTCTTTAAGTATAATTTCAGAATCGATACTATATAAAGAAAAGCGAAATACCACTCCTAGCTTAGTCACGAAAtttcagaaactataacacgtacaaacttgaaatttggcaggttCTTTATAGGGTCTAGATATCCGCTATTTTACgaagattttacgaaactccaaACATAATAATTGTATCCACAATGGGGGTTCGTAGTTTTTCGCGGGTGTAGCCACAGGATGAgctaatgtatatatatactatgtacaaataatatgcATAAACTATTCTaatcattcaaattaaattcattgtttttaattaagtttatagTTTATGaagaaattacataatattcgcTATATTGTTATGTTAGGATTAACGCTACTTAAACTaatgaattaaacaaaacaatttacaaaaaaactaattattaaaacacgattatttattttaggaaaacGCCAGAGTCGCTTACCAAGTCAAGCAGATACCCAACGCAGCCACGGAGGAAGTAAAACTGACGCAACAGAAACGATTCAAAAAATTTCATTCTCAGAGGTAGTTTAAAAATTACTTCAATTTAGCTAACTcacttttaaaaattgaatttccCATTATTTTATCCCTGAAAACAGGTACCGCCCGAGGTATTTTCCGATGACCAAGCCGCTTTAGAAGGTGATGGTGAAATCAAAGAAGTATTAGCGCCGGAGTCTGTTGAACCCCTTGACACTGAAGTATTGGAAGCTGAAATTCCAGAAGATATTACAGGTAAAGTTGGATCTAGGttcgtttttgtatatataatgtgATTGCAGACGGTTCACCGAAGAACTTTTATGTCAATGAAGTGGACTATACGCAATCCAGGCTCTGGACTAATCCTTTAAGATTTTAGTTGGCACCATCTCGttacataatcataatataagcTACCGACAATATCAAAACTTGGCATTAAGGgatttctgttttatttacttttacttacaaTATGTCCGTTTGCTCATTCGCTAACTTATACTACACAAAAATAAGATACCTGGACATCCAGGTGGTCGACTGTCTGGCTTCTACCAAGTAAGTCCTAataccaagtaaaattaaaaatatgagtttaattacaaaatttcttaATGGCTGATGAAAACAATAAGTTTATCAAGTAAACCTAAAAATGATGAAACATGCTCTCTTCAAATCTAATTTTGTATAGATGATCGTATTGAAGATACTGAAGGTGATGAAAGTGCACCAATTGAAACTATTCCATCATCAGCCCCTGAAACTGCTAACACTACTGATATTGAAGACGAAGCCGCAGAAGATCTTGTCGATACTGAAGAAGAAggttaaatgatgaaaaagtaccgaaataatttaaaaaaaatattttattttaaaaaaagttatattataaaagattatttatattcgaattaTATTTGGATTTGGTTAAAATTTATggtaaatatgatttaattttattttgttaaaaatcttaacatcgttttaatttttgaattataaaataaatatatattttgacctAAATTTGAAACTAATTAGTATTAGTGTTAATAAGTAACTTGTttccataaacaaaaatactaagtattgatatgtaatgaattttttttaagtaaagaaTCTATTAAATTCACGAAAGCGTTGCTTACCTGATTTTgacataaatatgaaagttttCGGATATAACAAAACCTATATAGTGCACAATGGATAATAATTTACTTCGATCACAAATCCacgaaaattgtaaattaagttTGCCTGAaggtttaaaagatttaatgagTGACATATCGAGGGAGGTTTGTGTTAAACAATTATGATGATTATTAGATCACTACGGTCTGTATgtagtgtttttatttattatttaatatcaacgAAAATAGAAATAAGGTTCATAGCGGCGTGTTACAACGATATGGATAGTATTCGAaaagattttgatgaaaatatacattaatatgttGGAGAGAAGTTGgctcatattaatatatgagcCAACTTCTCAGAGTCGAAGTCTGGTCATGTCAAATGGTTGTACTtatcaa
Encoded proteins:
- the LOC124534887 gene encoding uncharacterized protein LOC124534887; translation: MNDLLQKHGCANVFSIPEGLKELMSDVTREVLREQPPKIYDFISNYLSVLLITREHGIMAVKIMDDLCDCRPSVSEHLIQLGLQIGESQILSQIIKEEIEGFQPSEGKETIKEYDIIKKILKKIPLDEVMAAKVCQVARNAFRDYWYRKQTMEKLKIKPKEPWDVAAQRTLELYKRTKPSPSELARATEKIQAAYRGYYVRRNLLRHLRPKSKKKSPKVNLPGPPLDVAASREIDLGPLINIKVREDNINAMFDDHVTEKLGLHYDPMTALTHVPDEEYVEETDYPVPRDRMSRVSETQAQIPITSSLIGSNRSRPPSAVPSQTSDGKRQSRLPSQADTQRSHGGSKTDATETIQKISFSEVPPEVFSDDQAALEGDGEIKEVLAPESVEPLDTEVLEAEIPEDITDDRIEDTEGDESAPIETIPSSAPETANTTDIEDEAAEDLVDTEEEG